A region from the Patescibacteria group bacterium genome encodes:
- a CDS encoding nucleotidyltransferase domain-containing protein, with the protein MDTRTNLREKETKKAIKAFKKGLLTAGIRPERLILFGSYAKGTASKNSDIDVCVVSRAFGKDEFSETSDLFKIAWRTSPNIEPIAMNPGRFNDPFDPLCVEIKKYGIPVS; encoded by the coding sequence ATGGATACTAGAACAAATTTAAGGGAAAAAGAAACCAAAAAAGCCATAAAGGCCTTTAAAAAAGGTTTATTAACTGCTGGAATAAGACCGGAAAGGCTCATTCTTTTTGGATCTTACGCCAAGGGTACCGCATCAAAAAATAGCGATATCGATGTCTGTGTTGTGTCTAGGGCTTTTGGAAAAGACGAATTTTCCGAAACTTCTGATTTGTTCAAGATAGCATGGAGAACAAGTCCAAACATAGAACCAATTGCCATGAACCCTGGTAGATTTAACGACCCTTTCGATCCTCTTTGTGTCGAAATAAAAAAGTACGGGATACCTGTATCTTAA
- a CDS encoding nucleotidyltransferase domain-containing protein, translating into MSMGLRYDNKSIDILCQKYGIRFLGVFGSRARGDFKSTSDTDVLIRYATNSSVRSILDHIAVQNNLSIIFGGKVDLVEESGLNKDIAPNVKKELVAIYENR; encoded by the coding sequence ATGAGTATGGGATTAAGATACGACAACAAAAGCATTGATATTCTTTGTCAAAAATACGGAATTAGGTTTCTTGGTGTTTTTGGTTCTCGAGCGAGAGGCGATTTTAAATCTACAAGCGACACGGATGTTCTTATCAGATACGCTACAAACTCCTCCGTCAGAAGCATACTAGATCACATAGCGGTACAAAATAACCTATCTATTATTTTTGGTGGAAAAGTAGATTTGGTAGAGGAGTCTGGTTTAAATAAAGACATTGCTCCTAATGTAAAAAAGGAG